From the genome of Solanum stenotomum isolate F172 chromosome 5, ASM1918654v1, whole genome shotgun sequence:
GCATCTCACGATACTTGTGAAATATTGGGTTCCGACCAAGTACACTCAGCGTGCTACCATTATACTTGCCAGTAGTAAACACAAAGTTGAGGTTCATGAGAAGGCCAGACTCATTTTGATCAGCTGAACCATAAATCCCTTGGGCTCGACCCACTATAGTCGAGTTGGGTTCTGGTCCAACCGTCAGTGGGTCGTCGACCATTGCAACAAACCCAAAGGTAGTCATGTTTGCCTGGGCTATTTGGACCGCAGTTGGATTTTTCCCACTAACTATGTCATGAAAATAGAAATGAAATTTAGTTACCTTTTGCTTTGCATGAGGAAGTTTCTTGAACCATTTTTCAACAGCTTTGGGTCCTAATTCAACACCTTGAGCCATTGGCATGGCCATAACAACTATGAAGAAAAACAATACAACTAACCTTGTTTTTCccatttcttaatttttccaaGTCTTAACTATTTGAGAAAGAGTCCAATTAGTTGTAGATACAAAGATATGAATGAGTATACATTATTTATATGTGGTGTGTGAGTGGGAAGTTggttgttaaaaaaataaaagtattttgtTCCTTTTCATTCAGACTAGTAGAATATATAAGTTGTTAGGGGCATTGGTGGCAATTTCAGTCCATATTAATAAAATGAATCtatttaattcatatttaattacTTGAATCACTCATATTTTAGTTGGGTAAATATGAGATTCAAGCTATTTATATGTGGTGTGTGAGTGGGGAGTTGGttgttaagaaattaaaaatatttagttcCTTTACATTCAGACTAGTAGAATATATAAGTTCGTTAGGGCGCATGTGATTGGTacgaaaagaaaatattttcttccaaaataagtgaatttcagAGATGTTATATGTAAGCTAGCTAGTAAACAATAGAGTCTGCACTTCCTAACAAAGGCTATTTCATACTCAAGGAGACTCGAATACGAAACTTTTGATTAGATAAAGTACTTATCACTCCACCACAATCCTCGTACGTGAAAAGACATATATCCTATACAGCTCAGGTATATATGTATTGTCTGTAAActctaaataattaatatgcATTACACTAATCTGCAAGTTCCAGCAACAATCCATCAAACTACAACGAACACATGTACTAAATCCTCCATTTCACACTAcatcaaattcaatttcaaactattttaaagttgaatgaAAAAGATGTAGAAGTCGTGATAAGTTATAAAATTCTATTTCAGACTACAATATTTGCATatattgacaaaaaaattaataattcacaCAAATCaccataaaatataaaattcctAGCCTGCGAGGTTTCAATTATTTGGCTAGATAGCTCAACGATATTCTACGCCATGACCTATAGAGTCCGCCCTATCCATTGACAAATCATCCTTTAGCCTATCTAATCATCTCTCctcaatatatttaatattatctATCTTTCTCACACCTTCTCACTAGAGACTTTGTGTATCTCCTCTTCGTATATCCGAACTATCTCAACCTCGTTATTctcatcttgtccaccacaAAAACAACTCGTATCAAATATAGTCATTCTTTATATTATCTTAATGCAGATCATAAAAATAATCTGATACATTAATATTTCTctatcacaaatatatataggCATTTAAACATTCTAGGTTCTAAATTCTAAAATAGCAATATAAGTGGTAATAgctaaattataaatttaatatttgtagtgcaaatataaaatttaaactaaagCAACTAAATTCTATCGAATCATAACCTTTTGCTGGGAAAAGCTACGATAGTTTCATAGTGGTCACCCAAACATTATTTCTtcgttaaaaaattatattgtgtatAGATCAAATCTTACTTTATCTTAGTATATTACAGAAGCTTATTGCGTGACTATACAAaacttatattaaaaatttatagtaTGTAGACTTGTTGTCTTTCAATGTGAGACTCATTATAATACTTGGCCATAAAGAAAGTGTGTATACTAAAATATGAACATTAAAACAATAGTTGAGGTCACAATTATGAGTTATGAGAGGACTTTTGCAAAAGTAGAATCACCTTTTCGAGTTcgattttttacttttaaaacatttgacaaTTAGGTGTGGAAAAATTATCGTTGAAGGTTCTAAGAAGTTATATTTGATGAATAATACTACTatttcacaaaataataattcttcagtttcaatttatgtgatatcatTTGACTTGACattaagtttaagaaaaaaaagaaatcgtTCGACTTGatatcatgtttttttttaaagacttGTGAAATTTGTAATCTGAAATAAACTTTAGACATTTGTGTGATTGTAGATCATTTTATTAATGATAAAAGgtgaattttaaagttaagttattttcaattataaaaaaaatgacttaactttgacaaaaaaaagtagaaattgTTGTCACAACTATATTTGTTTCTCGCATGATCATGAAACTTTTTTAACTCAACATTGCTATCAAATTACACGAACATTAGAATGGGAAAACGAAAAAAGAACGTACatatgaggaaaaaaaaagaaatcaaaataaaattagcaattCGGCCGTCCCAACATATAATCTTAACTCAATAATGCAAAACTACAATATTATACTCAACAATAGCATCACCATTCTTACTTAAAGTATGTGTTTTCGCGGTTGCAACACCACGAGCTAGCCTGAAAACACCAGAACCACCAACAATTGGCATCTCTCGATATTCATTCAAAACAGGGTTACGTCCAAGTAGACTAAGTGTACTACCATTATATTTCCCATGAGtaaacacaaaattcaaactCATCAACAAACTAAATTCCTCAAGAGAAGATACACCAACAATTCCTTGAGCTCGACCAATAGTCGTTGAATTAAGTTCTGGTCCCGTTGTCAATCGATCGTCTAATATCGCTAGCGTGCCAAACGCCGTAGGCGAATGAGACGTAGAATTTGCCTGGGCAATTGGTATTGCTGTTGGATTTTTACCAGCAGTTATATCGTGAAAATAGAAATGAAGTTTGGTTACTTTTGGTTTTGCATGTGAAAGTTTTTGGAACCAATTTTCAACTGCTTTAGGACCTTGAGCAATATTGCAATGAGCTAATGGAATTGATGATAATATGACAATAGCAATAGAGCAATACAATAAAATTGAGTTTAgctttgccatgttttggttttgtgtttttgatttctccaaaatttatGTATTGTAAGTAAATATTTATAGAAAGAGGGAAGGATGACTTTAGAAGAAAAGAATAATGTGATGATTTAGGTGGGAGTCGTTGGACGCTaatgttgattattttattCGCAACCATACTTTCCTTGAAACCCACttcaacatcctaataaacaaatgtttttttcaaaaaaatatattttatattttgggttaagaaaatattttttctttggtaagcaaacaataaattttggaaaaacatCTATTACTGAATGATTTATGATAAAGTTaggaaaattaaattatattttggcaaggaaaattaaattatattttggcaACATTTTGAAGTAAAAAGAATTGATAATCATGTCCAAGTGTTTGAGTACATTaattagtaaaagaaaaatgatatacCCCCACCTAAAAATCTGTGCAAAGTCGAATATTGTGCGAAGGATGTTTAATATATGCACATAAAAATATTCCCTCCGTTCAATAATAGTTATTcgttatattaaaaatagttatgttgttcaataatacttgtccaatttagaaaattaatactccctccattccatattaatttaatttttgaggcattttctatttttcaaattaacttaattgttcagttttcaagactacttttagaatgttcttccaattttacccttcattagttagtattggaattagtaattaattaatatttagttattttaatcataaatttgacaataattaataagggtaaaaatggaaaactatgttcaatttatgtcttaatctacttttcttaaagg
Proteins encoded in this window:
- the LOC125864767 gene encoding dirigent protein 22-like, with translation MGKTRLVVLFFFIVVMAMPMAQGVELGPKAVEKWFKKLPHAKQKVTKFHFYFHDIVSGKNPTAVQIAQANMTTFGFVAMVDDPLTVGPEPNSTIVGRAQGIYGSADQNESGLLMNLNFVFTTGKYNGSTLSVLGRNPIFHKYREMPIVGGSGVFRLAQGIATAKTYWINMTSGDAIVEYNVMVLHYSH
- the LOC125864761 gene encoding dirigent protein 22-like, producing the protein MAKLNSILLYCSIAIVILSSIPLAHCNIAQGPKAVENWFQKLSHAKPKVTKLHFYFHDITAGKNPTAIPIAQANSTSHSPTAFGTLAILDDRLTTGPELNSTTIGRAQGIVGVSSLEEFSLLMSLNFVFTHGKYNGSTLSLLGRNPVLNEYREMPIVGGSGVFRLARGVATAKTHTLSKNGDAIVEYNIVVLHY